In Pseudomonadota bacterium, a genomic segment contains:
- a CDS encoding serine/threonine protein kinase, whose translation MDSTGQTTPCEIRRPRCDNTIPFVKVPAARPGVTGKIEEIARRNRAKGRASYEGFVVDGRYRLSFLIGRGGMSVVYLARCLETGRHAAIKFLRPELVDRSPYRQRFVNEIEAIRRIRHPVIVQMFDIGELEDGRVYLVMEYVAGPSLKRIIERGNVPLAELLPIAIAVAEGLGAAHAHGVVHRDLKPGNVLIPRLPEVGAPAKVVDFGIARIDGFPKITNTAEVVGTPLYISPEQALGYPVDRRADIYCFGVLLYEACTGQRMFEGRDPQLLLRKHVRVVPPRMIDRRSDLAIPKALDALVMRCLEKVPDRRPQSMEEIASVLRAISAQALPN comes from the coding sequence GTGGATTCAACCGGTCAGACCACCCCCTGCGAGATCCGGCGACCGCGGTGCGACAACACCATCCCCTTCGTCAAGGTCCCGGCGGCGAGGCCGGGGGTGACGGGCAAGATCGAGGAGATCGCCCGGCGCAACCGCGCGAAGGGCCGGGCTTCGTACGAGGGGTTCGTCGTCGACGGCCGCTACCGCCTGAGCTTCCTCATCGGCCGCGGCGGCATGTCGGTCGTGTACCTCGCGCGGTGCCTCGAGACCGGCCGGCACGCCGCGATCAAGTTCCTGCGGCCCGAGCTCGTCGACCGGTCGCCGTACCGGCAGCGGTTCGTGAACGAGATCGAGGCGATCCGCAGGATCCGGCACCCCGTCATCGTGCAGATGTTCGACATCGGCGAGCTCGAGGACGGCCGCGTGTACCTCGTGATGGAGTACGTCGCCGGCCCGTCGCTCAAGCGGATCATCGAGCGCGGGAACGTCCCGCTCGCCGAGCTCCTGCCGATCGCAATAGCGGTCGCCGAAGGCCTCGGCGCGGCGCACGCGCACGGCGTCGTCCACCGCGATCTCAAGCCCGGCAACGTCCTGATCCCGCGGCTGCCGGAGGTCGGGGCGCCCGCGAAGGTCGTCGACTTCGGGATCGCGCGGATCGACGGCTTCCCCAAGATCACGAACACGGCCGAGGTCGTCGGGACGCCGCTGTACATCTCGCCGGAGCAGGCGCTCGGCTATCCCGTCGATCGGCGCGCGGACATCTATTGCTTCGGCGTGCTCCTGTACGAGGCGTGCACGGGGCAGCGGATGTTCGAGGGGCGCGATCCGCAGCTCCTCCTGCGCAAGCACGTGCGCGTCGTCCCCCCTCGCATGATCGACAGGAGATCCGACCTCGCCATCCCGAAGGCGCTCGACGCGCTCGTCATGCGCTGCCTCGAGAAAGTGCCGGACCGCCGCCCGCAGTCCATGGAGGAGATCGCGAGCGTGCTCCGGGCGATCTCCGCGCAGGCGCTCCCCAACTAG
- a CDS encoding FecR domain-containing protein, whose product MRRVTCRSVEALLFEYADGAVGEPERSAVAVHLAICDSCRASAELVSGVRIAVREAPLAEAPKRRSVSIEVDRFAPSRRRLLRGGLAACAAAACAAAVAFGLHPGATARGGDPIAEAAIAGNDADRETDRGTGSADPALEIDEAGHAAFEVSPGTALRCDGAAIADVLSSDARGVRFALTSGRAVAEVGAVEPGFRFIVVTPTAEIEARGTVFSVEVTERGATKVRVASGSVELRARLGGTSVMVGAGEELGASDPAPRTAEVDDMIRDLAVALELGGAGERPRADSYDRLAPSGAELPAATPAEVSAASDELVAAITSARDRLSALRGGTNPAGLLELAQAYRRASLFDDAARTYERLVAEHPHSEIGVSGLVALAQLESLVLCRHGAARTHYAAYLEAAPRGPLAAVARRGLAQSEPD is encoded by the coding sequence ATGCGCAGAGTGACGTGCAGGAGCGTCGAGGCGCTCCTCTTCGAGTACGCGGACGGCGCCGTCGGCGAGCCCGAGCGATCGGCAGTCGCGGTGCACCTCGCGATCTGCGATTCGTGCCGCGCGAGCGCGGAGCTCGTCTCGGGCGTGCGGATCGCGGTGCGGGAAGCGCCGCTCGCCGAAGCGCCGAAGCGCCGCTCGGTCTCGATCGAGGTCGACCGCTTCGCTCCTTCGAGGCGCCGGCTCCTTCGGGGCGGCCTCGCCGCGTGCGCGGCCGCGGCGTGTGCGGCGGCGGTGGCGTTCGGCCTCCACCCCGGCGCAACCGCGCGCGGGGGTGATCCGATCGCCGAGGCGGCGATCGCGGGCAACGACGCGGACCGCGAAACGGACCGCGGCACGGGCTCGGCGGACCCGGCTCTCGAGATCGACGAGGCGGGACACGCCGCGTTCGAGGTCTCGCCGGGAACCGCGCTCCGGTGCGACGGCGCGGCGATCGCCGACGTCCTTTCGTCGGACGCGCGCGGTGTTCGCTTCGCCTTGACGTCGGGGCGCGCGGTGGCCGAGGTCGGCGCGGTGGAGCCGGGGTTCCGCTTCATCGTCGTCACGCCCACGGCCGAGATCGAGGCGCGCGGCACCGTTTTCTCGGTCGAGGTCACGGAGCGGGGCGCAACAAAGGTCCGCGTGGCGTCCGGGAGCGTGGAGCTCCGCGCCCGCCTCGGCGGCACCTCGGTCATGGTCGGCGCCGGAGAGGAGCTCGGCGCCTCCGACCCGGCGCCGCGCACCGCAGAGGTCGACGACATGATCCGCGATCTCGCCGTGGCGCTCGAGCTCGGCGGGGCGGGCGAGCGGCCTCGAGCCGACTCGTACGACCGGCTCGCGCCTTCGGGCGCGGAGCTGCCGGCCGCGACGCCCGCGGAGGTCTCCGCGGCGTCCGACGAGCTCGTCGCGGCGATCACGAGCGCGCGCGATCGGCTCTCGGCGCTCCGCGGCGGAACGAACCCGGCGGGGCTGCTCGAGCTCGCGCAGGCGTACCGGCGCGCCTCGCTGTTCGACGACGCGGCCCGAACGTACGAGCGCCTCGTCGCGGAGCACCCGCACAGCGAGATCGGCGTTAGCGGCCTCGTCGCCCTCGCGCAGCTCGAGTCGCTGGTCCTCTGCCGGCACGGCGCGGCGCGCACCCACTACGCGGCGTACCTCGAGGCCGCCCCGCGCGGGCCGCTCGCCGCCGTGGCCCGCCGCGGGCTCGCGCAGTCCGAGCCGGATTGA
- a CDS encoding sigma-70 family RNA polymerase sigma factor, with the protein MAMADFRPVAGDDSRLEGLLEACRGKDPAALDTLARWCLPRVRRTVLLARAGDEAEDIVQIAMGRVFAKLSTFRGEASFFVWVDRIAVNSVRDSYKKKRLVLLGNPDEVPERLERGGASRPDVELSRQRLFDSLAEHFRAIKPSWRLPLVLSLLQGYSVPEIAAILDLSLDTAKMRLRRGRRDLLARLKRDPQCGEALKELARCAE; encoded by the coding sequence ATGGCGATGGCCGACTTCAGACCCGTTGCAGGCGACGATTCCCGGCTCGAGGGGTTGCTCGAGGCGTGCCGCGGCAAGGATCCGGCGGCGCTCGACACGCTCGCGCGCTGGTGCCTGCCGCGCGTCCGGCGGACCGTGCTGCTCGCGCGGGCCGGCGACGAGGCCGAGGACATCGTGCAGATCGCGATGGGGCGGGTCTTCGCCAAGCTCTCGACGTTCCGCGGGGAGGCGAGCTTCTTCGTCTGGGTGGATCGCATCGCCGTCAACTCCGTGCGCGACAGCTACAAGAAGAAGCGGCTCGTCCTGCTCGGCAACCCCGACGAGGTCCCCGAGCGGCTCGAGCGCGGCGGCGCGTCGCGGCCGGACGTCGAGCTGTCGCGGCAGCGGCTCTTCGACAGTCTCGCGGAGCATTTTCGAGCGATCAAGCCGTCATGGCGCTTGCCGCTCGTCCTGTCGCTGCTCCAGGGGTACAGCGTGCCCGAGATCGCGGCGATCCTCGACCTGAGCCTCGACACGGCGAAGATGCGCCTTCGGCGTGGCCGCCGCGACCTGTTGGCGCGCCTCAAGAGAGATCCGCAATGCGGCGAAGCGCTCAAGGAGCTCGCACGATGCGCAGAGTGA
- a CDS encoding VWA domain-containing protein: MMRLFGRIVCMATLAFLFGAACSSSPNTGIGDGGTDGDTDGDTDGDTDVDTDTDADSDTDTDCGEFPFNITGVNVDMLIVLDRSNSMCNQDLWPEMTDAIVALTEAVETQVNFGLAVFPSLLCEGTTNQCSATSGTLVPIGVETAGEIADQITGGGDIGCCGGTPTALALGGAADALDATADELQKFVLLATDGAPACNPELDGDTCTCITTPPNCDVTNLNCLDDVEAIAAAGALEAAGYPVYVIGVGDSIAWNAVMNDIAEAGGTGTYYPAEDPDALATALQEIVGEVITCEFDIDWASVPEEADPTQINFYGDDVVIPYDEDCADGAGWDWLDSDTVVFCDEACQHLKDGFWTTVTAKFGCDSQVIE; encoded by the coding sequence ATGATGCGATTGTTCGGAAGAATCGTTTGCATGGCGACGTTGGCGTTCCTCTTCGGCGCGGCGTGCTCGAGCTCGCCGAACACCGGCATCGGTGACGGGGGTACCGACGGGGACACCGACGGCGACACCGATGGCGACACCGATGTCGACACCGACACCGACGCCGACAGCGACACCGACACCGATTGCGGCGAGTTCCCGTTCAACATCACCGGCGTCAACGTCGACATGCTCATCGTCCTCGACCGCTCGAACAGCATGTGCAACCAGGACCTCTGGCCTGAAATGACCGATGCGATCGTCGCGCTCACGGAAGCGGTGGAGACCCAGGTCAACTTCGGCCTGGCCGTCTTCCCGTCGCTCCTGTGCGAGGGCACGACGAACCAGTGCAGCGCGACCTCGGGCACGCTCGTGCCGATCGGCGTCGAGACCGCGGGCGAGATCGCGGACCAGATCACCGGCGGCGGGGACATCGGCTGCTGCGGCGGGACCCCGACGGCGCTCGCGCTCGGCGGCGCCGCGGACGCCCTCGACGCCACGGCGGACGAGCTCCAGAAGTTCGTGCTCCTCGCCACCGACGGCGCGCCCGCGTGCAACCCCGAGCTCGACGGCGACACCTGCACGTGCATCACGACCCCGCCGAACTGCGACGTCACCAACCTCAACTGCCTCGATGACGTCGAGGCGATCGCGGCGGCCGGCGCGCTCGAGGCCGCGGGGTACCCGGTGTACGTGATCGGCGTCGGCGACAGCATCGCGTGGAACGCGGTGATGAACGACATCGCAGAGGCGGGCGGTACCGGGACGTACTACCCGGCCGAGGACCCGGACGCCCTCGCCACGGCGCTCCAGGAGATCGTCGGCGAGGTGATCACCTGCGAGTTCGATATCGACTGGGCGAGCGTCCCCGAGGAGGCGGACCCCACCCAGATCAACTTCTACGGCGACGACGTCGTTATCCCCTACGACGAGGACTGCGCCGACGGCGCGGGGTGGGACTGGCTCGACAGCGACACGGTCGTGTTCTGCGACGAGGCGTGCCAGCACCTGAAGGACGGCTTCTGGACGACGGTGACGGCGAAGTTCGGCTGCGATTCGCAGGTGATCGAGTAG
- the fusA gene encoding elongation factor G, giving the protein MGLERSRNIGIAAHIDAGKTTVTERILFYTGTTRKMGEVHDGQATMDFMKQEQERGITIASAAISCAWDGHAINIIDTPGHVDFTIEVERSMRVLDGLVAVFCAVGGVEAQSETVWGQADRYRVPRLAFVNKMDRPGADFLDVVAQPDERLEAHALPIQIPIGAEDGFAGVIDLVKMRGVTFPQGDAVEGPIPEALLETAKARRDALCERLADFDDAIAAKYLDGEAIPEELLRKTIRECVLRSLVTPVLCGSAYKNIGVEPLLDAVVAYLPSPLDKGTVVGRDLDDAEKSHLRRPKAGDPFAGLAFKIIHDPYVGQQTFVRTYSGTLRPGDTILNATTGKKERVSRLLRIAAKDRIEIDEVGPGDIVAFIGLKNTFTGHTLCALDEPLLLETLTIPEPVISVKLGCDSRGEVEKLHQSLRRLSLEDPSFQVRVDDRTGETVVSGMGELHLEIIADRLKTEFGVAAKAGQPSVQYKETITAACEHSYRHVKQTGGHGQYAHTVMRLEPNPGGGFEFVNAVVGGAVPLEYVSAVKKGVVDVIERGVLADFNVVDVRVTLIDGSSHVVDSSEMAFRMCAGMCFKEAFAKASPRLLEPVMSVEIATPDDFIGDLVGDLARRRGKVHAMRRYRKGSQKIEAEAPLMEMFGYATTVRSLSSGRANYSMELRRFSPLPEALQVAVIAEARRRMAGEF; this is encoded by the coding sequence ATGGGCTTGGAGAGATCGCGGAACATCGGCATCGCGGCCCACATCGACGCGGGCAAGACGACGGTGACGGAGCGGATCCTGTTCTACACGGGCACGACCCGCAAGATGGGCGAGGTCCACGACGGCCAGGCGACGATGGACTTCATGAAGCAGGAGCAGGAGCGCGGCATCACGATCGCGTCCGCCGCGATCTCGTGCGCCTGGGACGGCCACGCGATCAACATCATCGATACGCCGGGTCACGTCGACTTCACGATCGAGGTGGAGCGATCGATGCGCGTGCTCGACGGCCTCGTCGCCGTTTTCTGCGCTGTCGGCGGCGTGGAGGCGCAGAGCGAGACGGTCTGGGGCCAGGCCGACAGGTACCGGGTGCCGCGCCTCGCGTTCGTAAACAAGATGGATCGCCCGGGCGCGGACTTTCTCGACGTCGTCGCCCAGCCCGACGAGCGGCTCGAGGCGCACGCGTTGCCGATCCAGATCCCGATCGGCGCCGAGGACGGCTTCGCCGGCGTGATCGATCTCGTGAAGATGCGGGGCGTGACGTTCCCGCAGGGCGACGCGGTGGAGGGCCCGATCCCGGAGGCGCTCCTCGAGACCGCGAAGGCGCGGCGGGACGCCCTGTGCGAGCGCCTCGCGGACTTCGACGACGCGATCGCCGCGAAGTACCTCGACGGCGAGGCGATCCCGGAGGAGCTCCTCAGGAAGACGATCCGCGAGTGCGTCCTCCGCTCGCTCGTGACGCCGGTGCTCTGCGGTTCGGCGTACAAGAACATCGGCGTGGAGCCGCTCCTCGACGCGGTGGTCGCGTACCTGCCGAGCCCGCTGGACAAGGGGACCGTGGTGGGCCGCGATCTCGACGACGCGGAGAAGAGCCACCTCCGCCGCCCGAAAGCCGGCGATCCGTTCGCGGGCCTGGCGTTCAAGATCATCCACGATCCCTACGTGGGTCAGCAGACGTTCGTCCGCACGTACTCGGGCACGCTCAGGCCCGGCGACACGATCCTGAACGCGACCACCGGCAAGAAGGAGCGCGTCAGCCGGCTCCTGCGGATCGCGGCGAAGGACCGGATCGAGATCGACGAGGTCGGGCCTGGCGACATCGTCGCGTTCATCGGCCTCAAGAACACGTTCACCGGTCACACGTTGTGCGCCCTGGACGAGCCGCTCCTGCTCGAGACGCTCACCATCCCGGAGCCGGTGATCAGCGTGAAGCTCGGCTGCGACAGCCGCGGCGAGGTGGAGAAGCTGCACCAGTCGCTGCGCAGGCTGTCGCTCGAGGATCCGTCGTTCCAGGTGCGCGTCGACGACAGGACGGGCGAGACCGTGGTGTCGGGCATGGGCGAGCTGCACCTCGAGATCATCGCCGACAGGCTCAAGACGGAGTTCGGCGTTGCGGCCAAGGCCGGCCAGCCGTCGGTGCAGTACAAGGAGACGATCACGGCCGCCTGCGAGCACTCGTACCGGCACGTCAAGCAGACCGGCGGCCACGGCCAGTACGCGCACACCGTGATGCGCCTCGAGCCGAACCCGGGCGGCGGGTTCGAGTTCGTCAACGCGGTCGTCGGCGGCGCGGTGCCGCTCGAGTACGTGTCGGCGGTGAAGAAGGGGGTGGTCGACGTCATCGAGCGGGGCGTGCTCGCCGACTTCAACGTCGTAGACGTCCGCGTCACCCTCATCGACGGATCGTCGCACGTCGTGGACAGCTCGGAGATGGCGTTCAGGATGTGCGCGGGGATGTGCTTCAAGGAGGCGTTCGCGAAGGCGAGCCCGCGGCTGCTCGAGCCCGTCATGTCGGTCGAGATCGCGACGCCGGACGACTTCATAGGAGATCTCGTCGGCGATCTCGCCCGGCGGCGCGGCAAGGTGCACGCGATGCGTCGCTACCGCAAGGGCTCGCAGAAGATCGAAGCCGAGGCCCCGCTCATGGAGATGTTCGGCTACGCGACGACCGTGCGCTCGCTGTCGTCCGGCAGGGCCAACTACTCGATGGAGCTGCGCCGCTTCTCGCCGCTCCCCGAGGCGCTCCAGGTCGCCGTCATCGCAGAGGCGAGGCGCCGCATGGCCGGGGAATTCTAG